The following proteins come from a genomic window of Streptomyces sp. GS7:
- a CDS encoding TetR/AcrR family transcriptional regulator, translated as MPTQHRAIQSRQALIRSAAETFLEKGVPAAGMVEISRRARLSKGALYFHFTSKDDLTLAVRDAALATLQEIEDGFLRSPKPLSFAVRDFAAELFGRVQSDAVLRAGLRLRPETAPGLEIHPLEQRWYALFLDKAVTCGTGGPVGTADGPAGPRHSDAEPRRTAQLLTSMVVGLLHLGAADRTWWDQEAVTGLWALLPGAPGRVAAGCVPAPAQAAAG; from the coding sequence GTGCCCACGCAGCATCGCGCCATCCAGAGTCGCCAGGCGCTCATCCGCTCGGCCGCAGAGACCTTCCTGGAAAAGGGAGTGCCCGCCGCGGGCATGGTCGAGATCAGCCGGCGGGCCCGGCTGAGCAAGGGAGCGCTCTACTTCCACTTCACGTCCAAAGACGACCTGACCCTCGCGGTGCGGGACGCCGCGCTGGCCACCCTGCAGGAGATCGAGGACGGCTTCCTCCGCTCCCCGAAGCCGCTCTCCTTCGCCGTACGGGACTTCGCCGCCGAGCTGTTCGGCCGGGTGCAGTCGGACGCGGTGCTGCGCGCCGGACTGCGGCTGCGGCCGGAGACCGCGCCGGGCCTGGAGATCCACCCCCTGGAGCAGCGCTGGTACGCGCTCTTCCTCGACAAGGCGGTGACCTGCGGCACCGGCGGGCCGGTCGGCACCGCGGACGGCCCGGCCGGCCCGCGCCACTCGGACGCCGAACCGCGGCGCACCGCCCAGCTGCTGACGTCGATGGTGGTGGGACTGCTGCACCTGGGCGCCGCGGACCGGACATGGTGGGACCAGGAGGCCGTCACCGGCCTGTGGGCGCTGCTGCCGGGCGCACCGGGCCGGGTCGCGGCCGGCTGCGTCCCGGCGCCGGCGCAGGCCGCGGCCGGCTGA
- a CDS encoding MDR family NADP-dependent oxidoreductase, giving the protein MPVPVPSDVPATHREVRLAGHPGNELTERHFTLAEAPVPQPVPGQVLVRTRVMAVTAAMRTQMTGARLPMPSFVPGEALWGSAVGEVVAAPGGGFTPGELVHHPYGWREFAVVEEGRLRRLAPDALPSLAAHLSQGATAWGALRRGAGVRPGDTVFVSGAAGGVGSLAGQLARRLGARRVVGSTGSERKASVLRAELGYDDTIVRGAGPIEEQLRRAAPDGIDVMLDTVGGEQLAAALAVARPDARFVLVGALSSQLGEGGGVAAPVELDAGLIITRRVALRGFGLYAHPDLPEEWTREFGQGLRDGSLVFPHTLLKGIEQAPRALCELVQGRHIGAVLVEL; this is encoded by the coding sequence ATGCCCGTCCCCGTCCCGTCCGATGTGCCCGCCACGCACCGGGAGGTGCGGCTCGCCGGCCACCCCGGCAATGAACTGACGGAGCGTCATTTCACGCTGGCCGAAGCCCCGGTGCCGCAGCCGGTACCTGGCCAGGTGCTGGTACGCACCCGGGTGATGGCGGTGACCGCGGCGATGCGGACGCAGATGACCGGTGCGCGGCTGCCGATGCCGTCGTTCGTCCCGGGCGAGGCGCTGTGGGGCTCCGCGGTCGGCGAGGTCGTGGCGGCCCCCGGCGGCGGCTTCACCCCCGGCGAACTGGTCCATCACCCTTACGGATGGCGGGAGTTTGCGGTGGTGGAGGAAGGCAGGCTAAGGCGCCTCGCCCCGGACGCGCTGCCCTCTTTGGCCGCGCACCTCTCCCAGGGGGCGACCGCCTGGGGCGCGCTGCGCCGGGGAGCCGGGGTGCGGCCGGGCGACACCGTGTTCGTCAGCGGCGCCGCCGGCGGCGTGGGCAGCCTGGCCGGGCAGCTGGCGCGGCGGCTGGGGGCGCGGCGGGTGGTGGGCAGCACCGGCTCCGAGCGCAAGGCGTCCGTGCTGCGGGCCGAGCTGGGGTACGACGACACGATCGTGCGCGGCGCGGGTCCCATCGAGGAGCAGTTGCGCCGGGCGGCCCCGGACGGGATCGACGTCATGCTGGACACCGTGGGCGGCGAGCAGCTCGCCGCGGCGCTCGCGGTGGCCCGCCCGGACGCCCGGTTCGTGCTCGTCGGTGCGCTCTCCAGCCAGCTGGGCGAGGGCGGCGGCGTGGCCGCTCCGGTCGAACTGGACGCGGGGCTGATCATCACCCGCCGGGTCGCGCTGCGCGGCTTCGGGCTGTACGCGCATCCCGACCTGCCCGAGGAGTGGACCAGGGAGTTCGGCCAGGGCCTGCGGGACGGCTCCCTCGTCTTCCCGCACACCCTGCTGAAGGGGATCGAGCAGGCGCCGCGGGCGCTGTGCGAACTCGTGCAGGGGCGCCATATCGGGGCCGTACTCGTCGAGTTGTGA
- a CDS encoding ScbR family autoregulator-binding transcription factor has protein sequence MVKQARAVRTRRAVLEAAAHVIGTRGYQAATMAEIIQRAGVTKGAVYFHFRSKDALARAVIREQTEPFVPQVSESRLQDAIDFTHQVALALRNDPLLQAGTRIAVETTFSEDPLVPYQAWTDIITTMFSDARDNGELLPAVAPERAAEFFVSAYMGVQLFSRAATNRADLPERVTTLWKHTLPGLASPGALSHLDPQGRSVKIAV, from the coding sequence GTGGTCAAGCAGGCACGCGCAGTGCGCACCCGGCGCGCCGTCCTCGAAGCCGCGGCCCATGTCATCGGCACTCGTGGATACCAGGCCGCCACGATGGCCGAGATCATCCAGCGCGCCGGGGTCACCAAGGGCGCGGTCTACTTCCACTTCCGCTCGAAGGATGCACTCGCCCGCGCGGTCATCCGGGAGCAGACCGAGCCGTTCGTGCCGCAGGTGAGCGAGTCCCGGCTGCAGGACGCCATCGACTTCACGCATCAGGTGGCGCTGGCGCTGCGCAACGACCCGTTGCTGCAGGCCGGGACCCGGATCGCGGTCGAGACGACCTTCAGCGAGGATCCGCTGGTCCCCTACCAGGCGTGGACCGACATCATCACCACGATGTTCAGCGACGCCCGGGACAACGGGGAGTTACTGCCCGCCGTGGCGCCGGAGCGAGCCGCCGAGTTCTTCGTCTCCGCCTATATGGGCGTGCAGTTGTTCTCGCGGGCCGCCACCAATCGCGCCGACCTTCCGGAGCGGGTCACGACCCTGTGGAAGCACACCCTGCCGGGTCTCGCCTCGCCGGGGGCGCTGAGTCATCTGGACCCGCAGGGCCGCTCCGTGAAGATCGCCGTCTGA
- a CDS encoding ScbA/BarX family gamma-butyrolactone biosynthesis protein, with the protein MASATLTSFAPDQLRVGTHGRFADGNRPRSLTMTVPREYVHRTAVSEVFLTDWRRGGPDSWLVSAQWPRAHSFYRPVNGLHDPLLLTETVRQAGILLSHVAHGVPLDHPIIWRRVRYELSPTALRATDAPADVELRITDRDVVRHGEQLARVRQEFRIVCDGSDLASAMLDYSCRSPAVYRRLRGDYGDLALANSRKLPVPEPVAPDLVGRDRTGDVVLSPADGPGRWQLRVDTSHPVLFDHPVDHAPGMLMIEAVRQATLALTPRGALPVTLECSFERYAEMDAPCWVIARTAGRSGGGCREVEVGMEQHGRRVLAAKVGSLPMP; encoded by the coding sequence ATGGCCAGCGCCACCCTCACCTCGTTCGCGCCCGATCAGCTCCGCGTCGGCACCCACGGACGGTTCGCCGACGGAAACCGACCGCGGTCCCTGACCATGACCGTGCCCCGCGAGTACGTGCATCGCACCGCCGTCTCCGAGGTGTTCCTGACGGACTGGCGGCGCGGCGGCCCCGACAGCTGGCTGGTGAGCGCCCAGTGGCCGCGGGCGCACAGCTTCTACCGGCCGGTGAACGGCCTGCACGACCCGCTGCTGCTGACCGAGACCGTGCGGCAGGCGGGGATATTACTGAGCCACGTCGCGCACGGCGTGCCGCTGGACCACCCGATCATCTGGCGCAGGGTCCGCTACGAGCTCTCGCCGACGGCGCTGCGCGCCACGGACGCGCCGGCCGACGTGGAGCTGCGCATCACCGACCGCGACGTGGTGCGGCACGGAGAGCAGCTGGCCCGCGTCCGCCAGGAGTTCCGCATCGTGTGCGACGGCAGCGACCTGGCCTCCGCGATGCTCGACTACTCCTGCCGCAGCCCGGCCGTCTACCGCCGGCTGCGCGGCGACTACGGCGATCTTGCGCTGGCCAACTCCCGGAAGCTGCCGGTGCCGGAGCCGGTCGCCCCGGATCTGGTGGGCCGGGACCGCACCGGTGATGTGGTGCTCTCCCCCGCCGACGGCCCGGGCCGCTGGCAGCTGCGGGTGGACACCTCTCATCCGGTGCTGTTCGACCATCCCGTGGACCACGCGCCCGGCATGCTGATGATCGAGGCCGTCCGGCAGGCCACGCTGGCGCTGACGCCCCGTGGGGCGCTGCCGGTCACGCTGGAGTGCTCCTTCGAGCGGTACGCGGAGATGGACGCGCCCTGCTGGGTGATCGCCCGGACCGCCGGGCGCTCCGGCGGCGGCTGCCGGGAGGTCGAGGTCGGCATGGAGCAGCACGGCCGGCGGGTGCTCGCCGCCAAGGTCGGCAGCCTGCCGATGCCCTGA
- a CDS encoding bifunctional salicylyl-CoA 5-hydroxylase/oxidoreductase — MTMSAARAGRPLKVAVLGGGPGGLYAAALLKRLDPAREITVWERNAPDDTFGFGVVLSDETLGGIEHADPVVYRALQAEFVRWDDIDIVHHGRTLTSGGHGFAALGRRRLLAVLQERCRSLGVRTVFRTEAPPAAELARDHDLVIAADGVHSTTRAAHADVFRPQLTAHRCRYIWLSADFALDAFRFEIAETGHGIAQLHGYPYARPRPGAGPVEPAGGASTVIVEMREEVWRAAGLDAYEERASAEWCAALFAGALGGRPLRSNNSSWTAFRTVVNERWSHGRIVLLGDAAHTAHFSIGSGTKLAVEDALALAACLQEHATVPDALTAYEAERRPVVASTQRAARASLAWFEDLATYTGQPPHQFAFNLLTRSRRVTHGNLRLRDREFVDAVTKEAGIPTGTPPMFTPFRLRGLTLRNRVVVSPMDMYSADGEGTPGDFHLVHLGARALGGAGLVMTEMVCVSPEGRITPACTGLYTRAHETAWRRITDFVHTSAPGTAIGVQLGHSGRKGSTRRMWDGIDQPLPDGNWPLVAPSALPYRPGVNQIPHALTAAELTAVRDRFARSAAAAARAGFDLLELHCAHGYLLSGFLSPLTNQRTDAYGGSLAGRLRFPLEVFDAVREQWPDDRPMTVRISATDWADGGTTAEDAVAIAGAFAEHGADAIDVSTGQVVPDERPDFGRSYQTPFADRIRNSLGIPVIAVGAISSWDDVNSLVLAGRADLCALARPHLYDPHWTLHAAADQGYTGPGAPWPPPYQAGSRTPPTGRTDAPKPRLTLH; from the coding sequence ATGACGATGTCCGCGGCGCGGGCCGGCCGGCCGCTGAAGGTCGCCGTCCTCGGCGGCGGCCCCGGCGGGCTCTACGCGGCGGCGCTGCTCAAACGCCTCGACCCGGCCCGCGAGATCACCGTCTGGGAACGCAACGCCCCCGACGACACCTTCGGCTTCGGCGTCGTCCTCTCCGACGAGACCCTCGGCGGCATCGAGCACGCCGACCCGGTCGTCTACCGCGCCCTGCAAGCGGAGTTCGTCCGCTGGGACGACATCGACATAGTGCACCACGGCCGCACCCTGACCTCGGGCGGCCACGGTTTCGCCGCGCTCGGCCGGCGCCGGCTGCTCGCCGTCCTCCAGGAACGCTGCCGCTCGCTCGGTGTGCGCACCGTCTTCCGCACAGAGGCACCGCCGGCCGCCGAACTCGCCCGCGACCACGACCTGGTGATCGCCGCCGACGGCGTGCACAGCACCACCCGCGCCGCCCACGCCGACGTCTTCCGCCCGCAGTTGACCGCCCACCGCTGCCGCTACATCTGGCTGTCCGCCGACTTCGCGCTGGACGCCTTCCGCTTCGAGATCGCCGAAACCGGCCACGGCATCGCCCAGCTGCACGGCTATCCGTACGCCCGGCCGCGACCCGGCGCCGGCCCCGTGGAGCCCGCCGGCGGCGCCAGCACCGTCATCGTCGAGATGCGCGAGGAGGTCTGGCGGGCCGCCGGCCTGGACGCCTATGAGGAGCGCGCCTCGGCCGAATGGTGCGCGGCGCTCTTCGCCGGCGCGCTGGGCGGCCGCCCGCTGCGGTCCAACAACTCCAGCTGGACCGCCTTCCGCACCGTCGTCAACGAGCGCTGGTCGCACGGCCGGATCGTCCTCCTCGGCGACGCCGCGCACACCGCGCACTTCTCCATCGGCTCCGGCACCAAACTCGCCGTCGAGGACGCCCTCGCCCTCGCCGCCTGCCTCCAGGAGCACGCCACCGTGCCGGACGCGCTCACCGCCTACGAGGCCGAGCGCCGCCCCGTCGTCGCCTCCACCCAGCGCGCCGCCCGCGCCAGCCTCGCGTGGTTCGAGGACCTGGCCACCTACACGGGGCAGCCGCCGCACCAGTTCGCCTTCAACCTCCTCACCCGCAGCCGCCGGGTCACCCACGGCAATCTGCGGCTGCGCGACCGGGAGTTCGTCGACGCGGTGACGAAGGAGGCGGGCATCCCCACCGGGACACCGCCCATGTTCACCCCCTTCCGGCTGCGCGGACTGACCCTGCGCAACCGGGTCGTGGTCTCCCCGATGGACATGTACTCCGCCGACGGCGAGGGCACCCCCGGCGACTTCCACCTCGTCCACCTCGGCGCCCGCGCGCTCGGCGGCGCCGGCCTGGTCATGACGGAAATGGTGTGCGTCAGCCCCGAAGGGCGGATCACCCCGGCCTGCACCGGGCTCTACACCCGCGCCCACGAGACGGCCTGGCGCCGGATCACCGACTTCGTCCACACCTCGGCCCCCGGCACCGCCATCGGCGTGCAGCTCGGCCACTCCGGCCGCAAGGGCTCGACCCGGCGGATGTGGGACGGCATCGACCAGCCGCTCCCCGACGGCAACTGGCCGCTCGTCGCCCCCTCCGCACTGCCCTACCGCCCCGGCGTCAACCAGATCCCGCACGCCCTGACCGCCGCCGAACTCACCGCCGTACGCGACCGGTTCGCCCGCTCCGCCGCCGCTGCCGCGCGCGCCGGATTCGACCTCCTCGAACTCCACTGCGCCCACGGCTATCTCCTCTCCGGGTTCCTCTCTCCGCTGACCAACCAACGCACCGACGCGTACGGAGGTTCCCTGGCGGGCCGGCTCCGCTTCCCCCTCGAAGTCTTCGACGCGGTCCGCGAACAGTGGCCGGACGACCGGCCCATGACGGTCCGCATCTCCGCCACCGACTGGGCCGACGGCGGCACCACCGCCGAGGACGCGGTGGCCATCGCGGGCGCCTTCGCCGAGCACGGCGCCGACGCCATCGACGTCTCCACCGGACAGGTCGTACCCGACGAGCGCCCCGACTTCGGCCGCTCGTACCAGACGCCGTTCGCCGACCGGATCCGCAACAGCCTCGGCATCCCCGTCATCGCGGTCGGCGCGATCTCCTCCTGGGACGACGTCAACTCCCTGGTGCTGGCCGGGCGCGCGGACCTGTGCGCCCTGGCCCGCCCGCACCTCTACGACCCGCACTGGACCCTGCACGCCGCCGCCGACCAGGGCTACACGGGGCCGGGCGCCCCCTGGCCGCCGCCCTACCAGGCCGGCAGCCGCACTCCGCCCACCGGCCGCACCGACGCGCCGAAGCCCCGCCTCACGCTGCACTGA
- a CDS encoding enoyl-CoA hydratase family protein, translating to MSPFAGSARSTGAWQHIRVTREDGIATVTLARPEKLNALTFEAYADLRDLLAELSRERSVRALVLAGEGRGFCSGGDVEEIIGATLGMDTAQLLDFNRMTGQVVRAVRECPFPVIAAVHGVAAGAGAVLALAADFRVADPSARFAFLFTRVGLSGGDMGAAYLLPRVIGLGHATRVLMLGDAIRAPEAERLGLISELAEEGRADETAAALARRLAEGPALAHAQTKALLTAELDMPLAAAVEMDAATQALLMNSADYAEFHAAFTEKRTPKWQGK from the coding sequence ATGAGCCCGTTCGCAGGATCCGCCCGAAGCACCGGCGCCTGGCAGCACATCCGGGTGACCAGGGAAGACGGCATCGCGACCGTCACCCTCGCGCGCCCCGAGAAGCTCAACGCGCTCACCTTCGAGGCATACGCCGACCTCCGCGACCTGCTCGCGGAACTGTCCAGAGAACGCTCCGTGCGCGCCCTGGTCCTCGCCGGGGAAGGCCGCGGCTTCTGCTCCGGCGGCGACGTCGAGGAGATCATCGGCGCCACCCTGGGCATGGACACCGCACAGCTGCTGGACTTCAACCGGATGACCGGCCAGGTCGTACGGGCGGTGCGCGAGTGCCCCTTCCCGGTCATCGCGGCGGTGCACGGCGTGGCGGCCGGCGCCGGCGCGGTGCTCGCGCTGGCCGCCGACTTCCGCGTCGCCGACCCCTCCGCCCGCTTCGCGTTCCTCTTCACCCGGGTCGGTCTCTCCGGCGGCGACATGGGCGCGGCCTACCTCCTGCCCCGCGTCATCGGCCTCGGACACGCCACCCGGGTGCTGATGCTCGGCGACGCGATCCGGGCGCCCGAGGCCGAACGCCTCGGCCTGATCAGCGAGTTGGCCGAGGAGGGCCGCGCCGACGAGACGGCCGCCGCGCTCGCCCGGCGGCTCGCCGAAGGGCCCGCGCTGGCCCACGCCCAGACCAAGGCGCTGCTCACCGCCGAGCTCGACATGCCGCTGGCCGCCGCCGTCGAAATGGACGCCGCCACCCAGGCACTGCTGATGAACAGCGCCGACTACGCCGAATTCCACGCCGCCTTCACCGAGAAGCGGACCCCCAAGTGGCAGGGGAAATGA
- a CDS encoding ATP-binding protein codes for MPEPLLPEAGAPPLSEPSDVASWRVTLPHTPAAVPIARALITTALLDLRVTADHDTAALLTAELVANAVAHTGGSAPIELVVKLRPAGCEVEVHDGDPAPLAGLERPEDTAYGAPAAGPVPETGSAGAAAGRRPAARRGLRLVRGLSSAAGCRPTAHGKAVWFTLPPLREPRLPRRP; via the coding sequence ATGCCGGAACCACTCCTGCCGGAAGCCGGCGCCCCGCCGCTGTCCGAACCGTCCGACGTCGCCTCCTGGCGCGTCACGCTGCCGCACACCCCGGCCGCCGTGCCGATCGCCCGCGCGCTGATCACCACCGCGCTGCTGGACCTGCGGGTCACCGCCGACCACGACACCGCGGCGCTGCTGACCGCGGAGCTGGTCGCCAACGCCGTGGCGCACACCGGCGGTTCGGCTCCGATCGAGCTGGTGGTGAAGCTGCGGCCGGCGGGCTGCGAGGTCGAGGTGCACGACGGGGACCCGGCGCCCCTGGCGGGGCTGGAGCGGCCGGAGGACACGGCGTACGGCGCACCGGCGGCGGGGCCGGTTCCGGAGACCGGGAGTGCCGGCGCGGCGGCCGGCCGGCGCCCGGCCGCGCGCCGCGGGCTGCGGCTGGTCCGGGGGCTCAGCTCCGCCGCCGGCTGCCGGCCGACCGCGCACGGCAAGGCCGTGTGGTTCACCCTGCCCCCGCTGCGGGAGCCGCGGCTGCCGCGGCGGCCCTGA
- a CDS encoding amino acid permease, which produces MSRSGPSGLRIKSPDLLIAESGADLEGNGLRRSMGLFQLVCFGIGAIVGTGIFVGLSDTVAQAGPAVIVSFVLAAITCVFTAFSFAELGGAIPVSGSSYSYAYATLGERTAFLVGWCLLLEYGISISAVAVGWGQYLNELLGSLTGWQLPAALSSPPGAGGIVNVPAVVVMLLAALLLVRGVRESARATAAMAVLKLAVLALFCVIGFSAFRSGNLAPFAPQGIAGITSGASVAFFSYIGFDAVTTAGEEVRNPRRNIPVAIMICIGVVTVLYCLVALGAIGALSSGKVAGQPAALSLIVNHVTHSTLGGGVIAFGAVVAIASVVLAVMYGQTRILMSMSRDGLIPRIFERISPRTSTPVANTWIVAAVFAVPAAVVPLDVVMNLTTIGTLAIMAVVNVSVLVLRRTRPDLPRRFRVPLFPVSPVLGIAFCGYLIYGTGPATWLQFAGFLAVGALVYALYGRRHSRLGSGTREPGGDTVGGADGEPGAGGTEGRIRDRVGAVQE; this is translated from the coding sequence ATGTCCCGCTCAGGCCCGTCCGGACTGCGCATCAAGTCCCCCGACCTCCTCATCGCCGAATCCGGCGCGGACCTCGAAGGCAACGGCCTGCGGCGCAGCATGGGCCTCTTCCAGCTCGTCTGCTTCGGCATCGGCGCCATCGTCGGCACCGGCATCTTCGTCGGCCTCTCCGACACCGTCGCGCAGGCCGGCCCCGCCGTCATCGTCTCCTTCGTCCTCGCCGCGATCACCTGCGTCTTCACCGCCTTCTCCTTCGCGGAACTGGGCGGCGCCATCCCGGTCTCCGGCAGCTCGTACTCCTACGCCTACGCCACCCTCGGCGAGCGCACCGCCTTCCTCGTCGGCTGGTGCCTGCTCCTCGAATACGGCATCTCGATCTCCGCGGTCGCCGTCGGCTGGGGCCAGTACCTCAACGAACTGCTGGGCAGCCTGACCGGCTGGCAGCTGCCCGCCGCGCTCTCCAGCCCGCCCGGCGCCGGCGGCATCGTCAACGTCCCCGCCGTCGTCGTGATGCTGCTCGCCGCGCTGCTGCTCGTCCGCGGCGTCCGCGAGAGCGCACGTGCCACCGCCGCGATGGCGGTGCTCAAGCTGGCGGTCCTGGCGCTGTTCTGCGTGATCGGCTTCAGCGCCTTCCGGAGCGGAAACCTCGCGCCGTTCGCCCCGCAGGGCATCGCCGGGATCACCTCCGGAGCGTCCGTCGCGTTCTTCTCGTACATCGGCTTCGACGCCGTCACGACCGCCGGTGAAGAGGTCCGCAACCCGCGGCGCAACATCCCCGTCGCGATCATGATCTGCATCGGCGTGGTCACCGTCCTGTACTGCCTGGTCGCGCTCGGCGCCATCGGCGCGCTCTCGTCCGGGAAGGTCGCCGGGCAGCCGGCCGCACTGTCGCTGATCGTCAACCACGTCACCCACTCCACCCTCGGCGGCGGCGTGATCGCCTTCGGCGCGGTGGTCGCCATCGCCTCCGTCGTCCTCGCCGTGATGTACGGGCAGACGCGCATCCTGATGTCGATGTCCCGGGACGGGCTGATCCCGCGGATCTTCGAACGGATCTCGCCCCGGACCTCCACCCCGGTCGCCAACACCTGGATCGTCGCGGCCGTCTTCGCGGTCCCCGCCGCGGTCGTCCCGCTCGACGTGGTGATGAACCTGACCACCATCGGGACCCTGGCGATCATGGCCGTGGTCAATGTCAGCGTGCTGGTCCTGCGCCGCACCCGGCCCGACCTGCCGCGCCGCTTCCGCGTCCCGCTCTTCCCGGTCAGCCCGGTCCTCGGCATCGCCTTCTGCGGCTATCTCATCTACGGCACCGGCCCGGCGACCTGGCTGCAGTTCGCCGGGTTCCTGGCCGTCGGCGCGCTGGTCTACGCGCTGTACGGGCGCCGCCACTCCCGCCTCGGGAGCGGGACCCGGGAGCCGGGCGGGGACACCGTCGGGGGAGCGGACGGGGAGCCGGGCGCCGGCGGGACCGAGGGCAGGATCCGGGACCGGGTCGGGGCCGTCCAGGAGTAG